One region of Rhodospirillales bacterium genomic DNA includes:
- a CDS encoding heavy-metal-associated domain-containing protein yields the protein MSTYRIDGMTCQGCANAVTKAIQAAAPKAKVAVDLAAKTVTVDDVVAVDAVRVAVQGAGFTYVGKA from the coding sequence ATGTCCACTTACCGAATCGACGGCATGACCTGCCAGGGTTGCGCCAACGCCGTGACCAAGGCGATTCAGGCCGCCGCGCCAAAAGCCAAAGTCGCGGTCGACCTCGCCGCCAAGACGGTGACGGTCGATGACGTCGTCGCCGTCGACGCCGTGCGTGTCGCGGTGCAGGGGGCCGGGTTCACCTACGTCGGCAAGGCCTAG